One Camelus dromedarius isolate mCamDro1 chromosome 6, mCamDro1.pat, whole genome shotgun sequence genomic region harbors:
- the CFAP206 gene encoding cilia- and flagella-associated protein 206: MPPTQAESVIKNIIREIGQECAAHGEIVSETLVAFMVKAVVLDPSNGFNTDRTLLKSDVQKLVKLCVSRLLDSKNPSLDTIKMQVYFDMNYTSRGEFLEEHHRVIESRLSSVSREITDNRACVREELESLYRKIVSYVLLRSGLGSPTDIKIVREATAALQSVFPPVELGTFLTLSKKDKERQLKELTMIVTGIRLFNRDCGKGGEGIDDLPAILQEAIPVSTQHVDSQLEAVQDQAYRYTAILEKAAKNPLLSQELQPYMLKEALYNARQYEIFLQIILSDIITCAREVEMMIKQLGAQLEQLKMTVKSKTAVPTSQVFPIFIALSNVWTSFQDETVLISVLSNLMTHLEPFLGAHELFFPEKVMQDLLDGVTVKTDMYRMKEHMEDRVNLADFRKLEWLFPETTANFDKLLIQYRGFCPYTFATTDGLLLPGNPAIGILKYKEKYYTFNTRDAAYSFAENPENYIDIIREKAKKNAELIQLLELHQQFETLIPYSQMKDVNKHYTKPITKCESSTQTDTHLLPPTIVRSYEWNEWELRRQAIKLANLRQKVTHSVQTDLSHMRRENCSQVYPSKDASTQSMTEGSSRVPRPQIYIAGLRGGKTKTTRGVKVNLTRAVDET, from the exons ATGCCTCCCACTCAGGCTGAAAGTGTTATAAAGAATATCATTCGAGAAATAGGACAAGAATGTGCAGCCCATGGAGAGATTGTTTCTGAAACTCTGGTTGCATTTATG GTGAAAGCTGTTGTCCTGGACCCAAGTAATGGCTTTAACACAGATAGAACGCTCCTAAAAAGTGATGTGCAGAAACTTGTTAAG CTTTGTGTGAGTCGGCTATTGGATAGTAAAAATCCATCCCTGGACACCATAAAGATGCAAGTCTACTTTGATATGAATTATACAAGTCGAG GGGAATTTCTGGAAGAACATCACCGAGTCATAGAGTCTAGATTAAGTTCTGTTAGCAGAGAAATTACAGATAATCGAGCATGTGTTCGGGAAGAACTGGAAAGCCTCTACCGCAAGATTGTCAGCTATGTGTTACTGCGCTCTGGGCTTGGGTCCCCAACAGATATCAAGATTGTCAGAGAGGCAACAG CTGCCCTACAGAGTGTGTTTCCTCCGGTTGAGCTGGGGACCTTTCTAACTCTTTCCAAGAAGGACAAAGAACGCCAGCTGAAAGAACTCACCATGATTGTTACTGGAATCCGTTTATTTAACCGAGACTGTGGAAAGGGAGGAGAAGGCATTGATGACT TGCCTGCTATTCTGCAGGAAGCAATCCCAGTCAGCACTCAGCATGTTGATTCCCAGCTCGAGGCTGTCCAGGACCAGGCATACCGCTACACAGCCATCCTCGAGAAAGCAGCGAAGAACCCACTCTTGAGTCAAGAACTTCAGCCGTATATGCTCAAAGAAGCGCTGTACAATGCACGGCAATATGAGATCTTCCTTCAGATCATTTTG TCAGATATAATTACTTGTGCTCGAGAAGTGGAAATGATGATAAAGCAGTTAGGAGCCCAACTGGAACAATTAAAAATGACTGTGAAATCAAAGACGGCTGTCCCAACATCAcaagtcttt CCCATCTTCATTGCCCTTTCCAATGTGTGGACCAGCTTTCAGGATGAAACTGTTTTGATTAGCGTCCTCAGTAATTTAATGACTCACCTTGAGCCATTTCTGGGGGCTCATGAACTATTCTTTCCTGAGAAAGTAATGCAAGACCTTCTTGATGgagtgacagtgaaaactgatatGTATAGAATGAAAGAACACATGG AAGATAGAGTGAATCTGGCAGATTTCAGAAAACTGGAGTGGCTTTTCCCAGAAACAACAGCCAATTTTGATAAATTGTTAATTCAGTATCGGGGATTTTGTCCTTACACATTTGCTACAACAGATGGTCTTCTCCTTCCAG GAAATCCAGCAATTggaattttgaaatataaagaaaagtattATACTTTCAATACTAGAGATGCTGCATATTCATTTGCAGAAAATCCTGAAAATTATATTGATATAATTAgggaaaaagccaaaaaaaatgcagaattaaTTCAGCTGCTGGAACTTCATCAACAGTTTGAAACCCTTATTCCATATTCTCAG ATGAAAGATGTGAACAAACATTATACAAAACCAATTACAAAGTGTGAAAGTAGCACCCAGACAGACACACACTTACTGCCGCCAACAATTGTGAGATCATATGAGTGGAATGAATGGGAATTAAGAAGACAAGCTATAAAACTG GCCAATTTGCGCCAGAAAGTTACTCACTCGGTGCAAACTGATCTCAGTCACATGAGAAGAGAAAATTGTTCCCAGGTGTACCCTTCAAAGGATGCTAGCACGCAGTCAATGACAGAAGGCAGCAGCCGAGTGCCCAGGCCCCAGATCTACATAGCTGGTCTCCGTGGGGGCAAGACTAAGACCACCCGCGGAGTCAAGGTGAACTTAACCAGAGCTGTGGATGAAACTTAG